One window of Phycisphaeraceae bacterium genomic DNA carries:
- a CDS encoding DEAD/DEAH box helicase family protein → MKFTLHGYQNDAVREVLANLKKARRRWHQDKDRHAFSLTAVTGAGKTVMAAAVFEALFHGDDAFEFDRDPGAVVIWFSDDPSLNEQTRFRLMESSDRLRHTDLVVVENTFNRPKLEAGKIYFLNTQKLGKKSLLVRGFDGDEDGTFPEMRPDLRSHTIWDIIRNTIEDPELTLYMVLDEAHRGMGTENREKSTIVKRLINGEKGVPGIPVVWGISATVERFDRAMTIAESRGRSTLPPVTVDPVLVQNSGLLKDTIVLDIPDEAGDFDTVLVRRATDKLRESTAGWAAYAAQQNAGTPVLPLMVLQVPNTPSHNDIGRTLETIFQQWPELGETCVAHVFGEHTTQTFGKYSVPYIQPQRVQDDTWVRILIAKDAISTGWDCPRAEVMISFRPAQDRTYIAQLLGRMVRTPLARRIPGNDRLNAVDCLLPKFDKETVEDVVRALREGGGDTPPTGRILVNPVEMKPNPAVPDAVWQTFISLPSQTRPQRGAKPAVRLTALAHELASDGLLPGAGGKAHAAMHKMLDGFVSSHARAFESKRAQVMTVNGRTVIADLPTGMLSDGHFQVDADDAVVGDAYRRTARIISPDIARTYTVERAKRKPEAEDDLEGALIEAREEVAALHLMDNLQVLFDAEAKRLADQWFADHHERIKRLSDERQEAYRQIAALSTAPQDVDLVRPVSRFEPTSVRENDVETPIPAYPDHLLCDADGNYPAELFTWEKAVLDAEMARQGFMFWYRNPDRPSQDSLGIAYTIGEETQILRPDFIFFAKQGKDVVADIVDPHGFHLADALPKVQGLALFAERHAQAFRRVEAVADIGAGKLRVLDLTKPDVRRAVLAASSAESLYRGASASNYPG, encoded by the coding sequence ATGAAGTTCACCCTCCACGGCTATCAGAATGACGCGGTCCGCGAAGTGTTGGCCAACCTGAAGAAGGCCCGCCGGCGCTGGCACCAAGACAAAGATCGTCATGCCTTCTCGCTGACGGCGGTGACCGGAGCGGGCAAAACTGTCATGGCCGCTGCGGTGTTCGAGGCGCTGTTCCACGGCGATGATGCGTTCGAGTTCGACCGCGATCCCGGCGCGGTCGTCATCTGGTTCAGTGACGACCCTTCGCTCAACGAGCAGACGCGCTTCCGGCTCATGGAGTCCTCCGACCGGCTGCGGCACACGGATCTGGTGGTCGTCGAGAACACTTTCAACAGGCCGAAGCTGGAGGCGGGGAAGATCTACTTCCTCAACACTCAGAAACTCGGCAAGAAGAGCCTGTTGGTGCGGGGCTTCGACGGCGACGAGGATGGAACGTTCCCCGAGATGCGCCCCGATCTGCGGAGCCACACGATCTGGGACATCATCCGGAACACAATCGAGGATCCGGAACTGACGCTCTACATGGTGCTCGACGAGGCGCACCGGGGCATGGGGACGGAGAATCGCGAGAAGTCGACGATCGTGAAGCGGCTGATCAACGGCGAGAAGGGCGTGCCGGGCATCCCGGTCGTCTGGGGGATCTCGGCGACTGTGGAACGGTTCGACCGAGCAATGACGATCGCGGAGTCGCGCGGTCGCAGCACCTTGCCGCCTGTGACCGTCGATCCCGTGCTGGTGCAGAACTCCGGCCTGCTGAAGGACACGATCGTTCTGGACATCCCCGACGAGGCGGGCGACTTTGACACGGTGCTGGTCCGCCGCGCCACCGACAAGTTGCGCGAATCCACGGCGGGGTGGGCGGCCTATGCGGCGCAGCAGAACGCGGGCACGCCCGTGCTGCCGCTCATGGTGCTTCAGGTCCCCAATACCCCGAGCCACAATGACATCGGGCGCACCCTTGAGACGATCTTCCAGCAGTGGCCTGAGCTCGGCGAGACCTGTGTCGCGCACGTTTTCGGTGAGCACACGACGCAGACCTTCGGGAAGTACTCCGTTCCCTACATCCAGCCGCAGCGAGTCCAGGATGACACGTGGGTCCGGATCTTGATCGCCAAAGACGCCATCAGCACTGGGTGGGACTGCCCGCGCGCTGAGGTGATGATCTCGTTCCGTCCCGCGCAGGACCGAACGTACATCGCGCAGCTCCTCGGCCGCATGGTCCGCACGCCACTCGCGAGGCGGATCCCCGGCAATGACAGGCTCAACGCGGTGGACTGCTTGCTGCCGAAGTTTGACAAGGAAACGGTCGAGGATGTCGTTCGGGCGTTGCGAGAGGGAGGTGGGGATACACCCCCAACCGGGCGGATTCTCGTCAACCCCGTGGAGATGAAGCCGAACCCCGCTGTGCCGGATGCGGTGTGGCAGACGTTCATCTCGCTGCCTTCGCAAACTCGACCGCAGCGAGGCGCGAAGCCCGCGGTGCGTCTGACGGCTCTGGCACACGAGTTGGCGTCCGATGGCCTACTCCCCGGGGCTGGCGGCAAGGCCCACGCTGCGATGCACAAGATGCTGGATGGCTTCGTGTCGAGCCATGCTCGAGCGTTTGAATCGAAGCGGGCACAGGTCATGACGGTCAATGGCCGCACGGTCATCGCCGACCTGCCAACCGGCATGCTGAGCGATGGGCACTTCCAGGTCGATGCTGACGACGCTGTCGTTGGGGACGCCTATCGCCGCACCGCTCGCATCATTAGCCCTGACATCGCACGCACCTACACGGTCGAGCGTGCCAAGCGAAAGCCGGAGGCCGAGGACGATCTTGAGGGCGCCCTCATCGAAGCACGAGAAGAGGTGGCCGCGCTCCACCTGATGGATAATCTGCAGGTCCTGTTTGATGCCGAGGCCAAGCGGCTTGCGGATCAGTGGTTTGCGGATCACCACGAGCGGATCAAGCGGCTCTCGGATGAACGCCAGGAGGCCTACAGGCAGATCGCGGCCCTCAGCACTGCGCCGCAAGACGTGGATCTGGTGCGTCCCGTCTCGCGATTCGAGCCCACGAGCGTTCGAGAGAACGACGTCGAGACCCCTATCCCCGCCTATCCAGATCACCTTCTCTGCGATGCGGACGGCAACTACCCCGCGGAACTGTTCACCTGGGAGAAGGCGGTTCTCGATGCGGAGATGGCGCGGCAGGGCTTCATGTTCTGGTACCGCAACCCTGATCGACCGAGCCAGGATTCACTGGGTATCGCGTACACGATCGGCGAAGAGACGCAGATCCTCAGGCCGGACTTCATCTTCTTCGCAAAGCAGGGGAAGGACGTTGTTGCAGACATCGTCGATCCGCACGGATTCCACCTCGCTGACGCGCTGCCGAAAGTGCAGGGTCTTGCCCTGTTCGCGGAGAGGCACGCGCAGGCTTTCCGCCGAGTTGAAGCCGTCGCAGACATCGGCGCAGGCAAGCTTCGGGTGCTCGACTTGACCAAACCCGATGTTCGACGCGCGGTCTTGGCCGCGTCCAGTGCAGAGTCCCTGTACCGCGGTGCGTCGGCGAGCAACTACCCTGGCTGA
- a CDS encoding site-specific DNA-methyltransferase, with product MSRVTELIAKAKAQNPQLGADLEREFRALSSRLSFGLNFERHRPEAVELPQRPVRRGDKVRILPPRGSTAKGEQRLWVVESLHKVKKTADLSLLDAAKPETLTVAVEDLVVVAEFRDTIYPGLVSTGKVSRGGDRPWHTVINAENYHALKALTWTHRGKIDAIYIDPPYNSGARDWKYNNDYVEGDDLYRHSKWLAMMERRLLVAKELLNPGASVLIVTIDEKEYLRLGLLLEQTFPEGNIQMVTSVISPFGVARENELSRVDEYLFFVRIGGASLARPNDYRALLARNDDEEDETAPEENEETFWFSFMRAGSNSTRKHSPGCHYPIFVTKDGQFHSVGKPLPAGTPREAVRPPRGTVACWPIKTNKKDGVWQASADSAQALFESGYARVGKFSSKLGRHSITYLRDGTIQRIKANEVVLSPDGEITALRRAATSGRTVWAFSSHNATSHGTKLLAKVLPGRKFPYPKSLFAVEDALRTTVAGKPQAVVLDFFSGSGTTAHAVMRLNKQDGGSRQCISITNNEVSADEQKALRERGLRPGDPEWEALGICDHITKPRVQAAITGKTPEGDPIKGDYKFTDEFPMADGFEENAEFFTLTYETPVGVSYQTAFSRIAPLLWLRAGSVGRRIDKLPAAGWDVADSYGLLVDLDTATDFLKAARKAKSIRVVFIVTDDERRFQALSRRLPEGVETVRLYESYLTNFAFANGDGA from the coding sequence TTGTCTCGAGTTACCGAGTTGATCGCCAAGGCAAAGGCACAGAATCCGCAGCTCGGGGCCGATCTTGAGCGCGAGTTCCGGGCGCTGTCCTCGCGGCTTTCCTTCGGCCTGAACTTCGAGCGGCACCGCCCAGAGGCGGTGGAACTGCCGCAGCGCCCGGTGCGTCGCGGTGACAAGGTTCGCATCCTGCCGCCCCGCGGCTCGACCGCGAAGGGCGAACAGCGGCTGTGGGTCGTGGAGTCGCTCCACAAGGTGAAGAAGACTGCCGACTTGAGTCTGTTGGATGCGGCCAAACCGGAAACGCTGACCGTCGCCGTCGAGGATCTGGTCGTGGTCGCGGAGTTCCGTGACACGATCTACCCGGGCCTGGTATCAACTGGAAAGGTCTCACGCGGTGGAGATCGGCCGTGGCACACCGTGATCAATGCCGAGAACTACCACGCGCTGAAGGCGTTGACCTGGACCCACCGCGGCAAGATTGACGCTATCTACATCGACCCGCCGTACAACTCCGGCGCGCGGGACTGGAAGTACAACAACGATTACGTCGAAGGGGACGATCTTTATCGCCACAGCAAATGGCTGGCGATGATGGAGCGTCGCCTACTCGTCGCCAAGGAACTGCTCAACCCGGGCGCCTCTGTACTGATCGTCACGATTGACGAGAAGGAGTATCTGCGGCTCGGCTTGCTGCTTGAGCAGACGTTTCCAGAAGGAAACATCCAGATGGTGACAAGCGTGATCAGCCCCTTTGGCGTTGCACGAGAGAATGAACTGTCGCGAGTTGACGAGTATCTCTTCTTTGTCAGGATCGGTGGTGCGTCATTGGCTAGGCCAAATGACTACCGCGCGTTGCTCGCCAGGAATGATGACGAAGAAGACGAGACTGCACCAGAAGAAAACGAGGAGACCTTTTGGTTCTCTTTCATGCGAGCCGGCAGTAACTCGACGAGGAAGCACTCGCCTGGATGCCATTACCCGATCTTCGTCACTAAAGACGGACAGTTCCATTCGGTGGGAAAGCCTCTTCCTGCTGGGACACCACGCGAAGCGGTACGACCCCCGCGTGGAACTGTCGCTTGTTGGCCAATCAAGACAAACAAGAAGGATGGCGTGTGGCAAGCTTCCGCCGACTCGGCGCAGGCTTTGTTCGAGAGTGGCTACGCCCGAGTTGGCAAGTTCTCATCGAAGCTCGGGCGTCACAGCATTACGTACCTCAGGGATGGGACGATCCAGCGAATCAAGGCCAATGAAGTCGTTCTGTCTCCTGATGGCGAGATCACCGCCCTCCGACGGGCTGCGACATCTGGCAGGACCGTGTGGGCATTCTCGTCGCACAACGCGACCTCACACGGTACCAAGCTGCTTGCCAAGGTTCTCCCGGGGCGAAAGTTCCCGTATCCGAAAAGCCTCTTTGCCGTTGAGGATGCCCTGCGGACAACGGTCGCTGGAAAACCGCAGGCAGTTGTTCTCGACTTCTTCTCCGGCTCCGGTACCACCGCTCATGCCGTGATGCGACTCAACAAGCAAGACGGCGGCTCGCGACAGTGCATCAGCATCACCAACAACGAGGTGAGCGCGGACGAGCAAAAAGCACTGCGGGAGCGTGGACTGCGCCCAGGCGACCCCGAGTGGGAGGCACTCGGCATCTGCGACCATATTACGAAGCCGCGTGTCCAGGCTGCGATTACAGGCAAGACTCCTGAAGGCGACCCAATCAAGGGGGACTACAAGTTCACTGACGAGTTTCCGATGGCCGATGGCTTCGAGGAGAACGCGGAGTTCTTCACCCTGACCTATGAGACGCCCGTCGGCGTGAGCTACCAGACCGCGTTCTCGCGCATCGCTCCACTTCTGTGGCTGCGTGCGGGGAGTGTGGGACGGCGCATCGACAAGCTGCCCGCAGCGGGGTGGGACGTGGCGGACTCCTACGGGCTCTTGGTTGATCTGGACACCGCGACAGACTTCCTCAAGGCCGCGCGCAAGGCGAAGTCGATCCGCGTCGTCTTCATTGTCACGGATGATGAGCGTCGCTTCCAAGCCCTGTCGCGGCGGCTGCCGGAGGGCGTCGAAACGGTCCGGTTGTACGAGTCGTACCTGACCAACTTCGCGTTCGCCAACGGAGACGGCGCATGA
- a CDS encoding tyrosine-type recombinase/integrase has translation MAAAGAGRGPRPKPKRRLPPEVLTDEEVRALLDACGRYTPVALRNRALITLMYRAGLRVSEALTLQPKDVDLENGIVRVLHGKGDRYRAVGLDPGAAAVVAAWLAERGRGQRVAARGHGAGGPLAAAPLLCTAYGTPLTTGYVRRLMKRLGRQAGIAKRVHAHGLRHTHAAQLRSEGVDVGIISRQLGHRSLLTTIRYLDHVQPTAVVDAMRGRVWTMGCVP, from the coding sequence TTGGCCGCAGCGGGTGCCGGTCGCGGGCCGCGCCCCAAGCCCAAGCGCCGCCTGCCGCCCGAGGTGCTGACCGACGAAGAGGTCCGGGCCCTGCTCGACGCCTGCGGCAGGTACACACCCGTCGCGCTCCGCAACCGCGCCCTGATCACGCTCATGTACCGGGCCGGGCTCCGCGTCTCCGAGGCGCTGACCCTCCAGCCCAAGGACGTGGACCTCGAGAACGGCATCGTGCGGGTGCTTCATGGCAAGGGCGATCGGTATCGGGCCGTGGGCCTCGACCCTGGCGCGGCGGCCGTCGTGGCGGCCTGGCTCGCCGAACGCGGCAGGGGCCAAAGGGTCGCGGCACGGGGGCACGGGGCGGGCGGCCCTCTCGCGGCCGCGCCGCTGCTCTGCACCGCGTACGGCACGCCCCTGACGACCGGGTACGTGCGGCGGCTGATGAAGCGGCTGGGCCGACAAGCCGGGATCGCCAAGCGGGTCCACGCCCACGGCCTGCGTCACACCCACGCGGCACAACTCCGGTCCGAAGGTGTCGATGTCGGGATCATCTCCCGCCAACTCGGGCACCGATCGCTGCTGACCACGATTCGCTACCTCGACCACGTCCAGCCGACGGCGGTCGTTGATGCGATGAGGGGGAGGGTGTGGACTATGGGATGCGTCCCGTAG
- a CDS encoding carbon storage regulator, translating to MLVITRREGEEVVIGDPNNPVGIVRVASIHADRVRLAFEFARDCAVTASGVAERQRDKGAPPSPSKGSQTTLVMPRRVGEEVVVGDPRKPLGIVRVESIKVDRVRIAFDFPRQVGIHRREIADQLVAPGDASIPVGRVRPSDDEFGELVEPEIMQRALHIHIEPGDADEKLVAELLIALSDMHRAMGGLGLEFRRQPAVALVASEMPV from the coding sequence ATGCTTGTCATCACCCGCCGCGAGGGCGAAGAGGTCGTTATTGGCGACCCAAACAACCCGGTCGGAATCGTTCGGGTAGCCTCAATTCATGCTGATCGCGTCCGCCTCGCCTTTGAGTTCGCTCGAGATTGCGCCGTCACTGCTAGCGGAGTGGCGGAACGACAGCGGGACAAAGGAGCGCCGCCCTCTCCCTCGAAGGGGTCTCAGACGACACTAGTAATGCCCCGCCGCGTGGGCGAAGAGGTCGTGGTTGGCGACCCGCGTAAGCCGCTCGGAATCGTGCGGGTCGAGTCCATCAAAGTCGATCGGGTTCGCATCGCCTTTGACTTTCCGCGCCAGGTCGGGATCCATCGTAGAGAAATTGCCGATCAGCTCGTCGCGCCGGGCGACGCAAGCATACCAGTTGGTCGAGTTCGTCCCTCCGATGACGAGTTCGGTGAGTTAGTCGAGCCGGAGATCATGCAACGGGCGCTTCACATTCACATCGAGCCCGGAGATGCGGATGAGAAACTCGTCGCTGAACTCTTGATCGCCCTAAGCGATATGCACCGGGCAATGGGTGGTCTCGGCTTGGAGTTCCGTCGCCAGCCCGCCGTCGCTCTCGTCGCGTCGGAGATGCCGGTGTGA